CGGGGACCTTCACCCCCTCCCGGGGGTTCTCCAGCATCCAGGAGAGGGCGGCGACCACGGAGATGGCCACCTGGACGGTGGTGGCGTTCTGGCCAGGCACCAGGCGCCGGGACTCCTCGATGGAGAGGTCGCTGCCGGTCCACCAGGCCTTGAAGGCATGCCCCATGAGGAGTGCGCCGAGGATGTCGGAGCCGCTGGTGATCTCGTCGCCCATGATGCGCAGCTCGGACTGCAGCTCGTAATCGTTGCCACGGAGCTCCTGGAGGGAGGCGATGGCGGCGTCGCAGGGGCAGTAGGCGTAGTGGACGGTGGGGCGGTAGACCGCCTGGCCGTTCTCCCAGACGGTGAGCTTGTCGGAGATGGTGAAGGCCTCTCCGTGGCGCACGATCATGCCGTGGATGGTGTAGTCGGGGACCCAGGAGCGGACGAAGGTGTTCATGCCCATCTTGGCCATGCAGATCTGATTCTTCGGGCCCTCGGTGTGCTCGTAGGCCAGGGCGGGCAGGGTCTTCTCGTGGGTGCCCCAGCCCATTTCGGCGGTGGTGGTGCCCTCTTCGCGGAAGCCCTCGATGCTCCAGGTGTTCACGAACTCGCCCACGGCCTTGGGCTTGTCGCCGATCTGGGTGTCCCGTTCGCTGCAGTGGATGACCTTCACCCCCAGCTTCTGGGCCAGCTTGTTGAAGGTGCGGCTCTCGGCCAGGGCCTTGATCTCGCTGGCCTCCTCGCCCTGCACCAAGCCCTCGGCCAGCAGCTTGGCGGCGATGTCCAGCAGGCCCCGCTTGGTCCAGTGGGAGATGAGGCCGGGGTTGGCCCCGTGCTCCACCACGGCGGTGGCGCCGGGCTCGGACCAACCCGCCACCATGCGGCGGATGGCCATGTGGCGGTGGTAGAGGGTCTTGGTCGTGGGGTGGGCGGTCTCGGCCCCCTCGTAGGGGTCCCAGACCTCCACGGAGGTGTTGATGTAGAGCACGCCGCGGTCATGGCACCACTGGAGCAGCTCACAGCAGTCGATGTTCCAGGCCAGATCGATGAGGAGATCTCCCTCGTCCAGGTATTTGCCCAACTGCTCGGACAGGGCCCCGCGGGTGATGCGCTCCTGAACGAAGGTCAATCCCTGGGCGGTCCAGGAGGCGAGATCGGCCTGCTTGGGTTCGAAATCCACGACGGTGATCTGTTCGGGTTTCACCTTCAGCAGGTCCACGACCAGCGGCAGGGTGCACTGACCCACCGAGCCGTAGCCGATCCACAAAACCTTCTTGTCAAAAGCGACCATGTGATCCTCCTCATGGGGTGCTTGTTGTCGTATGAGTGTCCTTTGGCCCCACAGGGGCTTCTGAACCGCACCATGCGCCCGGGGGGGCCGGGTGCGTGTCTCGCAGTGATCTGTTCGTCCCGCAGGGGCCGCTAGGCCCCGAACCGTCCGCCGGCCATCCGACGGAAGTACGCGTGGGCCAGATTCCTATAGAATGCCACACCTTGCTGGCATTCTTCGAGGGTCAGCCACTCATCGGGCCTGTGACTCCGGTGGGTGTCGCCCGGTCCGGTCTTCACCGCCGGGATATTGCGGAGGAAGGCCCAGTCTGAGGCGGTGTGGGAGCCGATGCCTTCGCTGTGCCCAGAGGCCTCGAGGGCGGCCTGCACGATGGGCTGGTCGGGGCGGGTGGCCTGGGGCAAGTAGTTGTCGTAGTGGATGCCCACCTCGCTCTCCAGCTCACCGGAGATGCGAGCCACCACATCCGCCACCTGCAGGTTGGGGGTGGTGCGCAGGGCGACATAGAAGTCACAGCGGTCCGGCACCTGGTTGTGGGCACGCCCCCCGGAGACCTGGGTGACCACGGGGCGGGTCTCGCCCAGCACCTCATGGGGATCGAAGCTCATGGCCTCCAGGCGACCCATGTCCCGGGCGGCCATGGTGATGGCATTGATGCCCTCGTGGGCGTGCCCCACATGGGCCGAGGCGCCCTTGGCGCGGCAGCGGAGGACCAGCTCGCCCCTCTGGGCGATGCAGACCTGGAGCCCCGTGGGCTCGCAGACCACGGCGGCGTCGAGGGGAAGCAGGAGAGGCAGGAGCTCCCGGATGCCCCGGCCGTCGGTCTCCTCCTCGGAGGTGAGGGCGAAGACCGCCGTGCCCTGGAAGGAGGGATCCTCAGCCAATCCGTGGGCCGTGAGGAGCATGGTGGCCACGCAGCCCTTGGCGTCATTGGCTCCCAGGGCGTGGAGTTTGCTCCCCTCCCAGCGGGGGGTCCAGGGGTTGGTGGTCCAACCGTCACAGGGGGGGACGGTGTCCAGGTGGCTGACATAGAGCAGGCGGGGGAAGCCCTGACCCACCTCGAACCAGAGGCTGTGCCCGTGGCGCTGGACCTTGAAACCCTCTACGGACAGGAGTTTGAAGAGGTAGTCCGCGATGGGGCCTTCTTCGCCGGAGATGCTGGGAATGGAGACCAGGGACTCAAGCAGGGCGGCCGGATTCATCGGAGGGGGGCTTTCATGGTGTACGATACCTCGGGCAGGGGCCGGGACGCCCCGGGCCAACCCTCCATTATCCAGGAAGCTGGGACTTCCGCGTCACAAAGCGTCGACAATGAGTGCTGCCGGGGTGAAGCCCAGGCCCGAGGCCGCTGCGGGGGTGGCCATGTCCCAGAGGATCAGGCGCTTCGCATGGGGGGCCCAGAAGGCGGGGCGGGCCTTTACGGCAGCCAGGGGCAGGTGGAGGTAGAGAGCGGGCGGCAGGTCGGACAGCTCCTCCTCCGTGAGCTCCAGGGCCTCCTCCTCCTCCCAGAGGAAGCCGCACTTGGCCTCGGGGCAGGCGGCCCAGAGCTGGAGGACCTCGCTGGGCTCGAAGCTGGAGAAGATCACCCGGTCCAGGGCCTCCGCGGCTTCCACCGTGGCCAGAGCCTGCTTCCATCCGGGTTCGCCCTTCAACTCCACGTTGACCCACTTGGCCGGGAGGTCGAGGACGTCCGTGAGGCGGGGCAGGGCCTCGCCATTCTTGAGGAGGGGGAGCTCCGTGGACTTGAGCTTGCGCAACAGGCCACTGCCCTGAGTGGTGCGCTCCAGGCCGTCGTCGTGGAGCACCATGGAAACCCCGTCCTGGGTGGGCTGGACATCCAGTTCGAAGCCGTCCATGCCGGCCTGGAGGGCGGCCTTGAAGGCCTCCATGGAATTCTCGAGGTGCTGGGCGGAGAGGCCGCGGTGGCCCAGGATGATCGGCATGGAAGTCTCCAGTGCGCCCAGGGGCGCCTGGGGATTCTCCCCCAGGCGGGCTTCTTCGTCCAGGCGGCGCGTCCTACTTGCCTCGGTTGCTGGTCCGGGTCTGGCTGAGGGTGCTGCGCACAGGCTTGGTGCTGGGCTTCACTTTGGGCATGGGGGCCTTGCTGGCAAGGCTCGCACCGGGTTGGGTGGGGGTGGCCTCGGCGGCCTTGTGCTCGCTCAGGGACTTCAAGAGGTTGGGGATGAGGGGGGCTTTGGGGTTGGCCATGTCTCCATCGTACGCTCTGGGGCCCCGTACGCTCAGGCTTTTCTCACCAGGCGGATGCCATCCTCGCCGATCAGAATCTGGCGGTTCTTGTAGAGGGCACCCAGGGCCAGCTTGAAGGCCTTCTTGCTGATCCCGAAGAGTTCCTGGATGGCCTGGGGCTCGCTCTTGTCGTTGACCGGCAGGAAGCCCCCCCTGCGCTCCAGGAGCTTGAGGATCTCCTCCCCCAGGGGGACGGTCTTGGCGTAGCCAGGGGCGGTGAGGGTGATGTCCAGGCGGTGGTCGGGACGCAAGGCCTTGATGTAGCCATCCCGGCGGTCGCCCCGGCGCAGGCTGCCGAAGATGTCACTCTGGTGGACCAGGCCCCAGTGGCGATGGTTCACCACCACCTTCATGCCCAGGTCCGTGGGGTCTGCGGCGATGACCGTGACCTTCTCCCCGGGCCAGAAGCCGTCCGCCGTGTCCGTGAGGAAGTCGTTGAGCCGGGCGGAGGCCGCCTCCCGGCCCTCCTCGTCCTGGATGAGCATGACCAGGATCTTCTTCCCTTCCACCATGAAGTGCTTCTGGTCCTTGCGAACCTCCCGCCAGGGCAGGAGCAGATCCTTGGGCAGGCCCCAGTCCAGGAAGATTCCCGCATCCTTGATGGCTGCGATCTTCAGGAAGGCCACCTCGCCCACCTGGGCCAGGGGGCGTCTGGTGGTGGCCACCAAACGGTCCGTCAAGTCGTGGTGGACGAAGACTTCCAGGAGCTGGCCAAGCTCACAGCCTGCGGGGGCTTCGCTTCGGGGCAGGGGGATCTCCCCATGCTCGCCGCCGTCCAGGATCACCTCACGGGCCTGGAGGCTCAGGATGGGGAGACGGTTGAGGATACCGGGGGTGGCCATGGGCACTCCAGCGAGGGGCGGGTGGGGGTGCTCAGATCACCTTGCCGCGGTTGAAGATGCCCAGGGGGTCCAGGGCCTGCTTGATGCCGCAGAGGGCTTGTACCTGGTAGGGGTCGCTGAGGCTCAGGAAGGCCTTCCGCTTGGCGAGTCCGATGCCGTGCTCGCCCGTCAGACCGCCACCCAACTCGAGGCAGGTTCGGAAAAGGCTCATGACCTGCCGCTCCAGCTCGTCGGGTGCCGTCTCGCCGGCGGCCAGGAGGTTGACATGGAGGTTGCCGTCCCCCAGGTGCCCATAGGAGACCATGGGCAGGCCCAGGGATCCGGTAGCCTTGAAGAAGTCCCGGATGCGACTGCGGGGGACCACGATGTCCTCGCTCACCTTCTTGGGGTACCTCTCCTTGAGGTGGCTGGAGGTGAGGCGGCGCACGGACCAGAGGGCCTCGCGCTGTCGTTCGTCCGTGGCGGTCTGGAGATCTTCGGCGACGGGTCCGAGCACCCCCAGGAGGCGCTCCAGGAAGTCCTCGCTCATGCAGTCCGGGTCGTCGAACTCCAGGAGCGCCAGGGCCTCGCCGGGCATGCGGCGGGCCGCCTCGGGGCCGTGTCGGCGCAGGTCCTCCAGGACCGCGGGATCCCAGAATTCGAAGGCATTGGGCAGGAAGCCGGCTTCGTTCAGGGCGGTGGGCAGGTCCAGGAGCTGCTGCCAGTCCTTCACGGGCAGCAGGAGGGTCAGGTGCATGCGGGGGGCGGGGATGAGCCGCACGGTGGCAGAGGTGATCAGGCCGAATATCCCCTCGCTGCCCACCAGGAGCTGGGCCAGGCTGGGGCCGGAGTTGCTCTTGACGGTGGGGATGCTGAAGCGGTGCAGCTCCCCGTCCTCCATCAGGGCCTCGAGGGCCAGGACCCAGTGGCGGGTCATGCCGTACTTGCAGGCACAGATGCCCCCGGCGTTGGTTGCGAGGGTCCCCCCGAAGGAACACTGGTCCCAGGAGTTGGGGTCCGGGGCGTAGAAGAGGCCAGCCTGGAGGGCGGTGCCCTTCAGGTCCCGGAGCATGGCACTGGCGGGGGCGTGGAGGGCCAGGTCTCCCCGGGAGAGCTCGATGGAGCCCGGCCACTGGGTGAGGTCCACCACGATGGCATCGGGGGTGGGGGTGCAGCCCCCAGCCTTGCCGGTGCCGGTGCCCCGGGGGACCAGGGTGAGGCCCTCTCCCTTGGCGATGCGCACCAGCTCCCGGAGGGCCCCGGGTCCCCGGGGCCGGACCACGGCCCGGGGCAGGGCTCCGACCACATGGGATTCGTCCCGGCGGAAAGGCTCCATGTCCCCGGGATCGAGGATGACGGTGGCGTCGTTCAGGCGGCGGAGGGCCTCCATGGCTAGTTGACCAGGGTGCCCACCACCTCGCCCCGGACCGAGGCCAGGAGGTTGCCGGGTTCCAGCATGTTGAAGACCAGGATGGGGAGGCGGTTCTCGCGGCAGAGGGCGATGGCGGCGGCGTCCATCACCTTCAGATCCTTCTCCAGGACCTCCTGGAAGGTGACGGTGTCGTATTTCACGGCATTGGGGTTCTTCCGGGGGTCGGAGCAGTAGATGCCGTCCACATTGGTGGCCTTCATGACCACCTCGGCATTGATTTCGTTGGCGCGCAGGGCGGCGGCGGTATCGGTGGAGAAGTAGGGGTTCCCGGTTCCTGCGCCGAAAATGACGATGCGCCCTTTCTCCAGGTGGCGGACGGCGCGGCGCCGGATGTAGCTCTCGGCCACCTTGGGCATTTCGATGCCGCTGAGCACCCGGGCGAAGAGGCCCTTCTGCTCCAACGCGTCCTGGAGGGCCAGGGCGTTGATCATGGTGGCCAGCATGCCCATGTGGTCTCCGGTCACCCGGTCCATGCCCTTGGTGGCGCCGGCGACACCTCGGAAGATGTTGCCGCCGCCGATCACCAGGGCGACCTCGACCCCCAGGCCGTGGATCTCCTTGACCTGATCGGCGATGAGGTTGACGACCTGGGGATCGATCCCATGCCCCTGGCTGCCCATGAGGGCCTCTCCGGAGAGCTTGAGCAGGATGCGACGGTATTTCATAAGACCTCCAGGTCGTTCCGGTGGGCTCGTCCCACCATTCTTGCGCAAAAAAACGCCCCGATCGCTCGGGGCGCAGGAAATGTCTTCACATGGTCTCAGGACTCGCTGACTGCCCCTTGGGGCAGGAGGCGTTCCATGGATTCATGGATGCGGTCATTGACCCGGTGTTCGCAGGCCATGAGGGCAGCCCGGATGCCGTTTCCGACGGTGCGACCGTCGCTGCGGCCATGACCGATGATGGAGACGCCCTTGACCCCCAGGAGGGGGGCGCCGCCGTACTCGGCATAGTCCAGTTTTTTCATGAAGCGCTTCATGGCGGGCTTGATGAGGGCCCCCCCGATCTGGGTGATCAGGCTCTCCATGATGCTGTCCCGGATGCCGTGGAGGATGCCCTCGGCAAGGGCCTCGCTGGATTTCAGGATGGAGTTGCCGACGAAACCGTCGCAGGCGATCACATCGAAGCGGCCATTCCAGATGTCGCGCCCTTCGGCGTTGCCCTGGAAGTTGAGATCCAGGCTCTTGAGCATCTGGGCGGCGCCGCGGGTGGTCTCAGTGCCCTTGCCATCCTCCTCGCCAACGCTCAGCACGCCGACGCTGGGAGACTTGATGCCCAGGACCTCTTCCGCATAGATGGCGCCCATGATGGCGAACTGGGCGATGTGCTCGGCCTTGCTGTCCACATTGGCGCCCACATCCAGGAGGACGGTGGGTCGCCCCTGGGTGTTGGGCAGCACGGTGGCCAGACAGGGACGATCCACGCCCGGGAGCGTGCCCACCACCATCTTGGAGGCCACCATGGCGGCGCCGGTGTGGCCCATGGTGACGACGCCGTCCGCCTGGCCCTCCCGGACCAGCTGAGCGGCGACGCGGATGGAGCTGGCCTTCTTCTCCTTGAGGATGCAGGTGGCCTTGTCGGCCATGGTGACCACATCCGGGGCATGGACCAGCTCGCAGCGCTCCAGCAGGGATCCCTTGATCCCGTATTCGGGGAGCAGGGGCCGCAGCACGGCCTCGTCTCCCACGAGCAGGAGACGGAGGTCGGCGAACTGGTCAAGGGCGATGCGGGCCCCTTCAAGGGTGGCTTTGGGGGCGTGGTCCCCGCCCATCACGTCCAGCGCGATGCGGTACATGGATGGCGCTAGCACCCCCGGGCCCTCAGACGGTCTGCTGGGTACGGACGGCCTGCTTGCCGCGATAGAAGCCGCAGGAGGGGCACACCCGGTGGGGCATCTTGGCGGTGCCGCAGTTGGGGCAGGTGCTGGAGCTCATGACATCGAGGGAGTCATGGGTGCGACGACGGTCGCGACGGGCCCGGGAATGACGGCGCTTGGGATTCGGCATGGCGAACTCCTGTTCGGATAGGACAGTTTTCAGGACTCCAGGTCGAGTTTCAACCTGGAGAGTGCTCGGGCGAGGGCGCTGGGTTCCCGGAGCAGGTCGGGACGGCAGCTGCAGCGGCCCTTGTTCCAGTTCTTGCCGCACTTGGGGCAGAGCCCCTGGCAATCTTCGCGGCAGACGGGATTCATCGGGACCTGGAGCTGGAACTGGTCGCGGACCAGGTCCTCCTCTTCCAGCTCGGTCTCGGGAAGGTAGACCACATCCAGGTCCTGGCTGCCCAGTACATGGGAGCCCCTGGCCACCAGCTCGGCATCCTTGCTGCCGAGGAACTGGCTCTTGAACTGGAGGGAGAGGTCGAAGGGCTCCAGGCAGCGGGAGCAGGTGCATTCCAGCACCCCCTCCCCCTGGATGTCGAGGAAGAGGTCGCCGTCGGAGGGCAGCAGGAAAAGCTGCCAGGCCGCATCCCGGAGGGCGACGCCCTCCTCCAGCGCCAACTGCTGGGCGCGGCCTTCCAGTCGGAGGCCTTCTGCACTCAGCTTCGAAAGTTCAATCACTTCGTCCCTCCGGCGGCTGACTCCGCGGTGGCGGCGGAGGGGCCGCTGATCTTGCCCGGTTCACGGGTGAAGGGGGGGCGGTCGTCCTGATCGGTGGGGTCACCCTGGCACTTCAGCTCATAGGTGGCCTTGCTGGACTTGCCCTCGAAGGGCTGGTCCCACATGTCCTTGCCGGGGGTGTTCACCGGGAGCATGTTCTCTTTGACCAAGGGGCTGTTGGCATCCACCATGGCCTCGAAGCTGCCCAGTTCAGGGTACTTGCCATGCTTGAGATAAAACTGGTCCAGCCCCTCGGAGACTGTCTTGATGGTGTCCTGGGCCTTGGTGTAGCGGGCCTTGGCGGAGTATTTGCCGTAGGCCTTGAACCCCAATGTCGCGATCACCCCGATGATCATCAGGGCGATCATGAGCTCCATGAGCGTAAAGCCCCTCTGGCGGGGGCGACGCGACGGAGAAGAGTGGGGGGTCGGGGACATGCAGCGAGCTCCCGGGCCATGGGACCCAAGCATCCCAGTGTGCCACAGTTCCCAAATTTGACAAGGAATCATGCGTCTCCCTCCCCCTCTGCCGGTGTCTTCGGCGGGAAATCCCCAGGACAGGGGCAGTCTCTCGGCAGTGTCTCGAGACCACCCAGCTCCTGGAGCCAATAGCGGTAAGCCCGGAAGCTCATGCCCAGATAGCGGGCGGCTCTGGTCCGGTTCCCCCCGCACTTCTCGGCCCCCCTCCGAAGGAGGTGCCCCTTGTAGGCGTTCAGGTAGGCCTCCAGGTCGAAGCCCTCTTCGGGGAGCTCCCAGGGGGTCCCCCGGTGGCCCGCCCGGTTCCCATGGACATCGGCCAGAAGGTCATCCGGAAAGAGCTCAAGGCCGATGGGGCCGCCGGAGTTGAGGGCCACGCAGCGCTCCATGAGGTTCTCCAGCTCCCGGACGTTGCCCCGGAAGGTGTAGCGGCGGAGCGTGGCGAGGGCCTCATCGGTGAGGGTCATGGGGGACTTGTTGAGCTTGCGGCAGTAGCGGGCCAGGAAGTGGTCTACCAGGACGGGGATGTCCTCCTGGCGCTCCCGGAGGGGAGGCAGGTCGATGTGGAGGATGTTGAGGCGGAAGTAGAGGTCCTGGCGGAATCCGCCCTGCTCGGCCCTGTTGCGGAGATCCTGGTTGGTGGCTCCGATGATGCGGATGTCGATGGCCCGCTCCTCATTGGCGCCGATCCTGCGGATCTTGCGCTCCTGGAGTGCGCGGAGCAGCTTCACCTGAAGGGGCAGGGGCATTTCGCCGATCTCGTCCAGGAAGAGAATCCCCCCCTGGGCCTCCTCGAAGAGCCCCCGTTTCGCGGCGCTGGCGCCGGTGAAGGCCCCCCGCTCATAGCCGAAGAGCTCGGACTCCAGGAGGTTCTCCGGCAGGGCGCCGCAGTTGATGGGGACGAAGGGGGCGCGGCTCCGCTCCGAGTAGCGGTGGATGAGGCGGGCCACAATCTCCTTGCCGGTGCCGCTCTCGCCAGTGATGAGGACAGTTGTGTCGGCGAGGGCGACCTTTCCCACCAGGGCCTGGATGCGCCGCATGGTGTTGCCGATGCCCACCAAGTCGCCGATGTCGGCCACCTCCGCCGGTGCCGGGGCGGGGGTCGAGGCATAGAGACCCTTGAGGACTTTGGTCAGCTCCTGAAGGTCATCCCGGGTCTTGGTGAGGAAGTCTACGGCGCCCAGGTTGAGGGCCTGGACCGTGGTCTCGGTGGTGGCAAAGGCGGTCATGATGATGAAGGGCGTCTCCAGGCCCTGCTCTTTGGCCCAGGCCAGCAGCTCGATGCCCGAGCCGTCCTTCAGGCGCAGATCCGATACTACGGCGTCGTAGGCTCCGGTCTGGAGACGGCTGCGCGCCTCCTGGATGCCGGGGACCGTCTCCGCCTGGAAACCCTCAGGTTCCAGGCCGAGCTGGAGCACTTCGCGGAAGCTCTCTTCATCCTCGACGATGAGGATGCGCTTGCGGGTTGGGCTGGAGGCAGATGGGGTCATGACGTATAGCGTCAGTATGACGGTTCCGGATCAGGGTGGGATAGACTTTAGGCCGACGAGGTCTTTATGCGCTCCCTGGTCTTTCTGGTTCCGGCTCTTGTGGTCCTTCATGGGCAGGATGCTCTGGTCTTCGACCATGTGGACTACAACTTCGGTCGCATCACCACGGACCGCAAAGTGACCCACCACTTCAAGGCCACCAACAAGAGCAGGTTCCCGCTCCAGATCAAGCAGGTGCTGCCCTCCTGCGGCTGTACCTCCACCGTGGCGGGGCAATGGTTCCTCAAGCCCGGCGAGAGCACGGATCTGGAGGTGGCCTTCGACCCCAGGGGCTTCCGCGGGGTGGTCCACAAGTCGGTCCAGGTCAAGGCGGAGCTCAGCTCCAACCCGCCCGTGCCGGTCTCCCAGCTGTTGACCTTCCAGGCGGACATCGTCCGGGATGTGATGCCGAGCACAAATACCCTCTTCTTCCAGGCGGTCCCCCGCAACACCCCCCGGAAGGCCACGCTGACCCTGGCCTCTGGGAACGGACAGCCTGTCAAGGTGACCCGTCTTGAGATCCCCGGAGCGCCTTATCTCTCGGCGAGCACTCACGCCAATGGGAATGACGCCGTGGTGGAGGTGGTCTTCAACGGCACCCAGGTGCCGGCCGGCAGGAATGCCGGGGTGGAGACCATGACGGCCCAGCTCACCAGCCCCGGCACCCCCTACGTGCGCACCCGGATCCAGTGGGATCTGAAGTCCCGTATCTCGACCTCCCCCGAGCGGGTGGCCTGGGTGGACGCCGCGGGCAAGGAACTCTCGACCAAGCTGGTGCTGACGGACCTGGAGGGGCATGCTTTCCGTGTGACCAACGCCTCCAGCACCTCCTCCCGGATCCGGGTTGAAGGCGTGGGGGCCGCCGCTGCCCCCAAACAGGAACTCCGGGTGGTGCTGGCCCCTTCAGGGAAGGCCGGGGTGGTGAACGAGTGGATCACGCTCTTCACCGATGAACCCGAGCAGCCGGAGATGAAGATCCGCGTCAGCGCCGTCCTCCGTTGAGGCCGCCCACAGGCGATCCTCTTCATGGCAGGGCGGTCCTCGGGACCCTCCTGATCTCCCTGGTGTGGGGGGCGAGCTTCGCGGCCATGAAATTCCTCCTCCAGTCCGGGCTCAGTGTGGGCACCATGCTCTGCCTGCGTTTCGGGTTGGCGGCTCTGATCCTCGGTGGCGTGGTCGCGCTCGGCTCCCGGGGCATCACCCGCGGCGAACTCCGGGACGGGTTGGTCCTGGGTCTCCTCCTCACGCTGATCATCTGGCTCCAGGCCGATGGCCTCCGCTTCACCACCGTCAGCAAGTCGGGTTTCATCACGGGGCTCTATGTCATCTTCACCCCGCTCATCAGCCTGATGGCGGGGCAGCGACTGCGGGGTTCCCATGCCCTGGGGGCTCTGCTGGCCGTGGTGGGGCTGTTCCTGCTGGTGCGGGATCCGGGGCAGCCCATGGGGGGCTGGAACCGAGGGGACTTCGAGACCCTGCTCTGCGCGGCGGCCTGCGGGGGCCAGATCGTAGTCACCGGCAAGGCGTCCCGTCGTGGTCGGCCCATGGTGCTGGCCTTTCTGCAGGTGGCGGTGGCAGCCCTCCTGGCGCTCCTGATGACTGCCCTGCTGCCTGCCCGTCAGGGCTTCACCGGGGTACCCCTGGTGAAGCCGGGCGTCTGGATGGCCCTGGCTTATATGGCCCTGCTGGCGACTGTCCTCGCCTTTTCCCTGATGGTGATCCTGCAGGCGCACCTGGGGGCCACCGAGGCTGCCATCATCTACTCCGCTGAGCCCGTCTTTGCGGCCCTCCTGGCCATGACGGGCTGGGTGCCGGGCGTAAGGGATGTCCTCCGTCCGGCCCAGTGGGCCGGCGGGGCCATCATCCTGGGGGCCATGCTCCTCGCGGAGCTGGGGCCCCGGCTGCTGAACCGCCGGAAGGTGGTGGATGCGGAGCTGCTGGGCTAGAGCAGGCTGAGCATCTCCGCCACCTCGAGACGCAGCTCCTGCATGCCGGTGCCCTTGTCACTGGAGACCCAGGCGATGTCCCCGGCCTGGAGGCCCAGGGCTGCGGCGATGTCGCGGCGCTGGGCGAGCTGACGGGAGGGCTTCACCTTGTCGCACTTGGTGGCGACGATCCGGCAGGGGAGCTCCACATGGCGGAGCCAGTCGATCATCTGCAGGTCCAGCTTGGTGGGGCCCACCTCGGCGTCCACCAGGACGTAGACCATGCGCAGGGTGGAGCGCCCGGTGAGGTACCCCTCGATCATGGCCTGCCACTTGGCCTTTTCGGCGGCGGGGCCTGTGGCGAAGCCATATCCCGGCAGATCCACGATCCAGCGGTCGGGTCCGGTCAGGAAGACGTTGATCAGGCGGGTGCGCCCGGGGGTCTTGGAGACCCGGGCCAGCTGGGTGTGCTGGGCCAGGCCATTCAGCAGGCTGCTCTTGCCGACATTGGACCGTCCGACAAAGGCCACTTCGGCATGGCAGCTCCCGAGCTGCTTGGCGTCGGCGGCAGAGGTCACGAAGCGGGTGTCCCGGAGGGGCTGGGCCATGGTTGACTCCTCAGTCCGTCTCATACACCCGGGCGACCCGGGCGGCGATCTGGCAGGTGACTTCATAGGTGATGGTCCCGAGCTTGCGGGCCCACTCGGCGGCGGTGATCTCCTCCTGGCCGCTGCGGCCGATGAGGACGACCTCGTCCCCGAAGGCCACGGAGGTCTCGGGCCCCAGGTCCACCATGATCTGGTCCATGCAGACCCGCCCCACCACCGGATAGAAACGGCCGCC
The sequence above is drawn from the uncultured Holophaga sp. genome and encodes:
- a CDS encoding DUF177 domain-containing protein, translating into MIELSKLSAEGLRLEGRAQQLALEEGVALRDAAWQLFLLPSDGDLFLDIQGEGVLECTCSRCLEPFDLSLQFKSQFLGSKDAELVARGSHVLGSQDLDVVYLPETELEEEDLVRDQFQLQVPMNPVCREDCQGLCPKCGKNWNKGRCSCRPDLLREPSALARALSRLKLDLES
- a CDS encoding type II secretion system protein is translated as MSPTPHSSPSRRPRQRGFTLMELMIALMIIGVIATLGFKAYGKYSAKARYTKAQDTIKTVSEGLDQFYLKHGKYPELGSFEAMVDANSPLVKENMLPVNTPGKDMWDQPFEGKSSKATYELKCQGDPTDQDDRPPFTREPGKISGPSAATAESAAGGTK
- a CDS encoding sigma-54 dependent transcriptional regulator, translating into MTPSASSPTRKRILIVEDEESFREVLQLGLEPEGFQAETVPGIQEARSRLQTGAYDAVVSDLRLKDGSGIELLAWAKEQGLETPFIIMTAFATTETTVQALNLGAVDFLTKTRDDLQELTKVLKGLYASTPAPAPAEVADIGDLVGIGNTMRRIQALVGKVALADTTVLITGESGTGKEIVARLIHRYSERSRAPFVPINCGALPENLLESELFGYERGAFTGASAAKRGLFEEAQGGILFLDEIGEMPLPLQVKLLRALQERKIRRIGANEERAIDIRIIGATNQDLRNRAEQGGFRQDLYFRLNILHIDLPPLRERQEDIPVLVDHFLARYCRKLNKSPMTLTDEALATLRRYTFRGNVRELENLMERCVALNSGGPIGLELFPDDLLADVHGNRAGHRGTPWELPEEGFDLEAYLNAYKGHLLRRGAEKCGGNRTRAARYLGMSFRAYRYWLQELGGLETLPRDCPCPGDFPPKTPAEGEGDA
- a CDS encoding DUF1573 domain-containing protein, with the translated sequence MRSLVFLVPALVVLHGQDALVFDHVDYNFGRITTDRKVTHHFKATNKSRFPLQIKQVLPSCGCTSTVAGQWFLKPGESTDLEVAFDPRGFRGVVHKSVQVKAELSSNPPVPVSQLLTFQADIVRDVMPSTNTLFFQAVPRNTPRKATLTLASGNGQPVKVTRLEIPGAPYLSASTHANGNDAVVEVVFNGTQVPAGRNAGVETMTAQLTSPGTPYVRTRIQWDLKSRISTSPERVAWVDAAGKELSTKLVLTDLEGHAFRVTNASSTSSRIRVEGVGAAAAPKQELRVVLAPSGKAGVVNEWITLFTDEPEQPEMKIRVSAVLR
- a CDS encoding DMT family transporter, with the protein product MRPPTGDPLHGRAVLGTLLISLVWGASFAAMKFLLQSGLSVGTMLCLRFGLAALILGGVVALGSRGITRGELRDGLVLGLLLTLIIWLQADGLRFTTVSKSGFITGLYVIFTPLISLMAGQRLRGSHALGALLAVVGLFLLVRDPGQPMGGWNRGDFETLLCAAACGGQIVVTGKASRRGRPMVLAFLQVAVAALLALLMTALLPARQGFTGVPLVKPGVWMALAYMALLATVLAFSLMVILQAHLGATEAAIIYSAEPVFAALLAMTGWVPGVRDVLRPAQWAGGAIILGAMLLAELGPRLLNRRKVVDAELLG
- the yihA gene encoding ribosome biogenesis GTP-binding protein YihA/YsxC, whose translation is MAQPLRDTRFVTSAADAKQLGSCHAEVAFVGRSNVGKSSLLNGLAQHTQLARVSKTPGRTRLINVFLTGPDRWIVDLPGYGFATGPAAEKAKWQAMIEGYLTGRSTLRMVYVLVDAEVGPTKLDLQMIDWLRHVELPCRIVATKCDKVKPSRQLAQRRDIAAALGLQAGDIAWVSSDKGTGMQELRLEVAEMLSLL